AAAAATCAGATTGACATTCATAATGAAGCAGCCATAAAAGCATTGGATTTCTATCGAAAAATGGTCACCGATAAAAATGCTGTTCATCCAAAATCGAGAGAATTTGGTTCGGTTGAAGCAGGTTTGGCTTTCGCCGAAGGACAAGCTGCAATGGCCATAAACTGGTTTGGATTTGCTTCTATGGCAGAAGTAATTGAAGATTCGAAAGTAAAAGGAAAAATCGATATCACTTCCCTTCCATCCGATCCGGGTTATAAAACAGCTTCTTTGAATGTATATTGGCTGTATACCATTGGATCTGGAAGCAAACACAAAAAACTGGCATACGATTTTTTACGTTTTGCCACAACGCCAGAAAGCGACAAATTATTAACCACTGAAGGAGGTATTGGGTGCAGGAAATCGACTTGGAAAGATGAAGAAATTAATACTTTAATTCCGTTTTATCATAAGTTGGAAATGCTGCACGAAAATGCATTGACACTGCCTCAAACACCAATCTGGCCAAAAGTAGCAGAACTGATTGACAGTACTGTTTTGAAAGCCATTGAAACTGATATTTCGTCTGAAATATTGTTAGAGGAAACTCAGAAAAAAATTAGCCAATTAAGTCAAGGAACAACATTACACAGCTCTGTCAAAAATTAAACTTGGCAGGCTCAAATTCAAAATATAGAACAAATGAATATTCCCTATAAACCATTACTGCCCGAAACAGAACAGCCAATTATCATCATCGGGGCGAGCGGAATCGTAAAAGATGCACATCTTCCCGCTTACGAAATGGCTGGTTTTAAAGTTTTTGGTATTACAAATAGAACAATCTCAAAAGCATACGATTTACAGAAACAATTCAAAATTGATCATGTTTTTGAAAGTGTTGCCGATGCGGTTAAAAATGCGCCGTCAAATGCTGTTTACGACATTACCGTTTTACCTGATCAATACATTGAAATTTTAGAGCAGCTTCCCGATGGAGCTGCAGTATTGATTCAGAAACCAATGGGAAATGATCTCGCTCAGGCACGCGAAATTGTAGCAGTTTGCGAAAGAAAAAATCTGGTTGCCGCAATCAACTTCCAGCTTCGATTTGCTTCATTTGTAAGCTCCGCCCGCTATTTGATTAATGAAGGAATTATTGGCCAATTATACGATTTAGAATTTAAAGTTACCGTAAATACGCCTTGGGAATTATTTCCTTTAATTAAAGAACATCCGAGATTGGAAATTCTTTTTCACAGCGTGCATTACATTGATTGTATTCGATCTTTCTTGGGAAATCCGAAAGGAGTTATGGCCAAAACGGCTAAACATCCGCTTAAAAAATTATCTTCAAGCAGATCGACAATTATTTTAGATTATGCCGAAGATATGCATGTGGTTATTAATACGAATCATGATCATCACTTTGGTCCAAAACATGAGGAAAGTTACATCAAATGGGAAGGAACAAAAGGTGCCATTAGAGCAAAAATGGGCTTGTTGATGAATTATCCTGACGGTCTTCCAGACGTTTTTGAATACGCTTTAGCTAAAAAAGATAATGAAAAAGAATACGAATGGACCGAAGTTAAACTGGAAGGATCTTGGTTTCCAGAAGCATTTATTGGCGCAATGTCCAATCTGATGCGCTACAAGGAAGGTTCTGATAAAATATTATCTGCCAGCGTTCAAGATGTTTTAGGCACAATGAAAGTGGTAGAAGCCTGTTATATCAGCAGTAAAAATGGCGGTATTTCTTTTGATGAAGTGTAATTAAAACACTATATTTCAAAACCAAAAAACAAAATTTAAGTCCTCTTCAAAACAAACATGATTTTGACATTTATTTGAAAGAGTATGACGAA
The Flavobacterium humidisoli DNA segment above includes these coding regions:
- a CDS encoding extracellular solute-binding protein, with the translated sequence MEKIRIAVRKFDPFESTLQKLWDAFCLQNNIKMEAEMIALELHDLYETTILAKGLKEGKWDIAHINTDWIFDAVNENAVLNLFSLIGENPPENYPFGWHKSLLHLQKLSNGIFGLPFHDGPECLIYRKDLFENEKEKENFKKQFGYELSTPKTWQEFAEIATFFNRPEQNLYGSVFANYPDGHNMVFDFCLQLWTRGGSLLNKKNQIDIHNEAAIKALDFYRKMVTDKNAVHPKSREFGSVEAGLAFAEGQAAMAINWFGFASMAEVIEDSKVKGKIDITSLPSDPGYKTASLNVYWLYTIGSGSKHKKLAYDFLRFATTPESDKLLTTEGGIGCRKSTWKDEEINTLIPFYHKLEMLHENALTLPQTPIWPKVAELIDSTVLKAIETDISSEILLEETQKKISQLSQGTTLHSSVKN
- a CDS encoding Gfo/Idh/MocA family oxidoreductase, which translates into the protein MNIPYKPLLPETEQPIIIIGASGIVKDAHLPAYEMAGFKVFGITNRTISKAYDLQKQFKIDHVFESVADAVKNAPSNAVYDITVLPDQYIEILEQLPDGAAVLIQKPMGNDLAQAREIVAVCERKNLVAAINFQLRFASFVSSARYLINEGIIGQLYDLEFKVTVNTPWELFPLIKEHPRLEILFHSVHYIDCIRSFLGNPKGVMAKTAKHPLKKLSSSRSTIILDYAEDMHVVINTNHDHHFGPKHEESYIKWEGTKGAIRAKMGLLMNYPDGLPDVFEYALAKKDNEKEYEWTEVKLEGSWFPEAFIGAMSNLMRYKEGSDKILSASVQDVLGTMKVVEACYISSKNGGISFDEV